A genomic stretch from Mya arenaria isolate MELC-2E11 chromosome 10, ASM2691426v1 includes:
- the LOC128204898 gene encoding uncharacterized protein LOC128204898, which yields MASDPGSRHIDNGPAENGDGEYEQIDGRRVRRLTEKALDIYHQKIDDYEHRLVATWDSVDVALKEYVNARSLSELKQYQRNLCMLYGEYRVSTRHYCDYLDSVHTPDSIMLLETQIVTDRHRDDKVNTVLKQTDGQIKHFNETASFSVKSNNSKRSEKSGSSHRTNSSRSSNVSLTTQAKAKASATLARKSMIEKETALLKKRVDIEGEIKALKEDEIVKVAEAELEVYEQETICDELLSSHRDIPNELPKSTKKDITRQYVESLAEHQSVSQHSEKSVTNELNAKAKEFVPQVSNKDVASELSRFLLRKDLLFSRLTKFDDKPENYPVWKTTFQSVIEELGVGVREELDLLVKWLGTDSVKYAVSARASSSSCPESGVIKLWDRLDERYGAPEIVEASLRNKLQNFPRLGVKDSKKLFELVDILDEIQNHMKNPTYTDLLSYMNTSRGVIPIVNKLPHNLQERWTSRAAKYKPDRNVPFPPFSYFVNYVREISKVRNDPGFMYESYTKPVNPPQQRNKMAAYKTEVYSSTAENRSQGAAAQESTPIQCPFHHVEGHTLNSCRTFQGKPIVVRRKFIRDKNICFKCCLESSHLARDCKKKVQCNRCKGAHATALHFDIASGHDNTHAEKTEMHGGEKAPKRTTEIRTACAQVCGQDRSGRSCAKIVCVNVHRNGEENRKKMYAVIDDQSNRSLVRPEFFDIFPGSFEEMAYSLTSCSGTVNTSGRRASGFIVENLDGTRCFELPPLTECTQIPDIRAEIPTPEVARAYPHLEDLAEEIPELDDQAPILMLIGRDLAEAHHVLKQRLGPNGCPFAQELSFGWVIIGETCLGKVHVPKMVCVNKTYIRKPNRASIFPTCENSLLLKDRLTDQSSDILNDIFARTPDDDRLGLSAEDEEFLEIMKKDLKKLPEGWSAPLPFRNPRQRLPNNRNQALKRTHSLQASLKRDPKKQKHFLEFMAGIFENSYAEPAPPLQPKEECWYLPIFGVYNAKKKDQIRVVFYSAAQYQGASLNSVLIQGPNLIYSLLGVLMRFRRHPVAVTADIRQMFFQFRVHETHRNYLRFIWFKDNDPDQELVEYRMCSHVFGNSPSPAIAAYGLKKTAIEMEPVYGTDVREFVERDFYVDDGLSSFPDATTAVDLVTRTQRALQEGGNLRLHKIASNNKDVMKAFPKADLAKELQDISIGSDTLPTQRSLGMNWKLETDSFTYSVSKDEKSLTRRGVLSAVNSLFDPLGFVAPVVNQGRLLMRDLIQETLDWDKPLLEVNMQQWDNWRRSLTELEQLNIPRMCIPVLTPPGRQEIYVFSDASEKAISSVAYLRDENAKGVVQVGFVLGKCKVAPQSGHTIPRLELCAAVMAVEIAETVSEQIGVVIEKMKFYTDSRVVLGYLNNKVRRFYIYVQNRISRILKSTAREQWHYVSTDDNPADQGTRPIPTDQLQHSKWIHGPEFLKSSELQINTDTYELQAEEEDREIRPLVQCMKTETSTIQSLGLNRFEGVKSWELMIKVIALLKGKARCRKNESDISRADLLLESERIILREVQREAFFPELECIASSQKLPRISAIQKLNPFIDKHGLLRVGGRLQHASELSTSEKHPVILPKGHFVSRLVALNYHGKVLHQGCNFTEGAIRSGGFWVIGVKRLVRSIIAECFKCKKLRGKAESQIMSDLPVDRLSPGAPFSSVGVDVFGPWNVIARRSRGGMAHNKRWALLYTCLTTRAIHIEVIEELSTSSFINATRRFIALRGPVRLFRSDRGTNFVGATDCMKIDAINVEDATAKKFMDSNRTVWLFNSPHSSHMGGVWERLIGVVRRILESMFADIRGDITHEVLTTFMAEVSSIVNSRPLVAVSADPECPTVLSPAMLLTQKPAEEGQNLSEISVKDMYKAQWRRVQCLSDMFWKRWRTEFLQTLQQRKRWPTKQRDLRVGDVVLMIEDDSQRNNWPMGVITELFPSQDGHIRKVMVKVSRPGDSELRSFVRPVNKLVTLIECEDQC from the coding sequence ATGGCTTCGGACCCTGGGAGCAGGCATATAGACAACGGTCCAGCAGAGAATGGTGACGGTGAATATGAACAGATAGATGGGAGGAGAGTTAGAAGACTTACTGAGAAGGCTCTTGATATATACCATCAGAAAATCGATGATTACGAACATAGACTTGTAGCCACTTGGGACAGTGTAGATGTGGCTCTTAAAGAGTATGTTAATGCTCGTTCACTCAgtgaacttaaacaatatcagaGAAATTTATGCATGCTATACGGTGAATATCGAGTGTCCACAAGACACTATTGTGACTATTTAGATAGTGTCCATACTCCTGACAGTATTATGTTGTTAGAAACACAGATTGTGACAGACAGGCATCGTGACGATAAAGTCAACACAGTTCTTAAGCAAACAGATGGacagattaaacatttcaatgaaacagCTTCATTCTCGGTAAAAAGCAACAATTCTAAAAGAAGTGAAAAATCGGGGTCAAGTCACAGAACAAATTCTTCAAGAAGTTCCAACGTTTCACTAACTACTCAAGCGAAAGCTAAAGCGAGCGCAACCTTAGCAAGAAAATCAATGATAGAAAAGGAAACGGCCTTGCTCAAGAAAAGAGTGGACATTGAAGGTGAAATTAAAGCGTTAAAAGAGGATGAAATAGTGAAAGTCGCTGAAGCAGAACTTGAAGTATATGAACAAGAAACAATTTGTGATGAATTGCTCAGCTCACATCGAGACATTCCTAATGAGCTTCCAAAAAGTACAAAGAAAGATATAACAAGACAATATGTTGAATCACTTGCTGAACATCAAAGTGTGTCCCAACATTCAGAGAAATCCGTCACaaatgaattaaatgcaaaGGCCAAAGAGTTTGTGCCTCAAGTTTCAAATAAAGATGTCGCATCAGAACTTTCGCGTTTCCTTCTGCGGAAAGATTTGCTTTTCTCTCGACTTACCAAATTTGATGATAAACCAGAAAACTACCCTGTCTGGAAGACCACATTTCAGAGTGTCATAGAAGAACTTGGTGTTGGTGTGAGAGAAGAACTAGATTTGTTAGTCAAATGGCTAGGTACCGATTCAGTGAAATATGCTGTTAGTGCTCGAGCATCTAGCTCTTCGTGCCCCGAAAGTGGTGTAATAAAACTGTGGGACAGACTTGACGAAAGGTATGGGGCACCTGAAATCGTAGAAGCTTCACTAAGAAACAAGCTACAGAACTTTCCGAGGTTAGGTGTAAAAGACTCTAAGAAGCTCTTCGAACTTGTGGATATTTTGGACGAAATTCAGAATCACATGAAAAATCCAACATACACAGATTTGCTATCATATATGAACACTTCACGCGGCGTCATACCGATAGTAAACAAACTGCCACATAATTTGCAGGAACGATGGACTTCCAGAGCAGCAAAGTACAAGCCGGACCGAAATGTTCCCTTTCCGCCCTTCTCATACTTCGTCAACTATGTACGTGAAATAAGTAAAGTGCGAAATGATCCGGGATTCATGTACGAAAGTTACACCAAACCTGTCAACCCTCCgcaacaaagaaacaaaatggcTGCATATAAGACAGAGGTATATTCATCAACAGCTGAAAACAGATCGCAGGGAGCGGCAGCCCAAGAGTCTACCCCTATTCAATGCCCATTTCACCACGTGGAAGGTCACACCTTAAATTCTTGTCGTACATTTCAGGGAAAGCCAATTGTGGTTAGAAGAAAGTTTATACGCGAcaagaatatttgtttcaagtgCTGTTTAGAGAGCTCTCATCTTGCGCGGGACTGCAAGAAGAAGGTGCAGTGTAATCGGTGCAAAGGTGCCCATGCAACAGCCTTACATTTTGACATTGCTTCTGGTCATGATAATACCCATGCTGAAAAGACAGAGATGCATGGTGGGGAGAAAGCTCCTAAAAGAACAACGGAAATACGCACTGCATGTGCTCAGGTTTGCGGCCAAGACAGAAGCGGGCGCTCTTGCGCGAAGATCGTCTGCGTGAATGTACACAGAAATGGTGAAGAGAACAGAAAGAAGATGTATGCTGTAATAGACGACCAGAGTAACCGGTCATTAGTAAGACCAGAATTCTTTGACATTTTCCCAGGGAGCTTTGAAGAGATGGCTTACTCCTTAACTTCATGTTCCGGTACTGTTAACACAAGTGGTCGCAGAGCTAGTGGCTTCATAGTAGAAAACCTAGACGGAACGAGGTGCTTTGAGCTTCCACCACTTACAGAATGCACTCAAATTCCCGACATTCGAGCTGAAATACCAACACCTGAGGTAGCAAGAGCCTATCCGCATTTAGAAGATTTGGCCGAAGAAATCCCAGAACTTGATGATCAAGCGCCTATTCTGATGCTCATTGGAAGAGATTTAGCAGAAGCGCATCACGTCCTTAAACAGAGACTTGGACCAAATGGGTGCCCATTCGCGCAAGAGCTCAGTTTCGGTTGGGTCATCATCGGTGAAACGTGCCTCGGGAAAGTGCATGTTCCGAAAATGGTGTGTGTAAACAAGACTTACATTCGTAAACCAAACAGAGCATCTATATTTCCTACATGTGAAAATAGTCTCTTGCTTAAAGACCGTCTAACAGATCAATCTTCAGACATTCTGAATGACATTTTTGCCCGTACCCCTGATGATGACAGATTAGGTCTTTCTGCCGAGGATGAGGAGTTTCTCGAAATCATGAAAAAAGACTTAAAGAAGTTGCCAGAGGGTTGGTCAGCCCCTCTTCCATTCCGTAACCCGAGACAAAGACTTCCAAATAACAGAAACCAAGCTTTGAAGAGGACGCATTCCTTACAAGCATCATTGAAAAGAGACCCAAAGAAGCAGAAACACTTCCTCGAGTTCATGGCAGGGATTTTCGAAAACAGCTATGCTGAGCCAGCTCCTCCGTTACAGCCTAAAGAAGAATGCTGGTACCTGCCCATTTTCGGCGTGTATAATGCTAAGAAAAAAGACCAAATTCGAGTAGTTTTTTATTCAGCTGCACAATACCAAGGGGCTTCATTGAACTCAGTACTTATTCAAGGACCAAATCTGATATATAGCCTTTTGGGAGTTTTAATGAGATTTAGACGACACCCCGTTGCAGTTACTGCTGATATACGCCAGATGTTTTTCCAATTCCGCGTGCATGAGACGCACAGAAACTACCTGCGCTTCATATGGTTTAAAGACAACGATCCGGACCAAGAACTGGTAGAGTACCGAATGTGCTCACACGTCTTTGGCAATTCACCTTCCCCGGCTATAGCAGCGTATGGCTTGAAAAAGACTGCAATAGAGATGGAACCTGTTTATGGTACAGACGTAAGAGAATTCGTGGAGAGAGACTTTTATGTAGATGACGGGCTATCCTCTTTTCCTGATGCTACAACAGCGGTAGACCTGGTAACCCGGACTCAAAGGGCTCTTCAAGAGGGAGGCAATCTCCGTCTGCATAAGATTGCTTCAAACAACAAAGATGTGATGAAAGCATTTCCAAAGGCTGACTTGGCTAAAGAACTTCAAGACATAAGCATAGGGTCAGACACTCTACCTACCCAGAGAAGCCTAGGTATGAATTGGAAATTGGAGACAGATTCTTTCACATATAGTGTGTCAAAAGATGAAAAGTCATTAACCCGCAGAGGAGTGCTGTCAGCGGTGAACTCGCTGTTTGATCCCTTAGGTTTCGTGGCTCCAGTTGTCAACCAGGGGAGATTGCTGATGCGAGACCTGATACAAGAGACATTAGACTGGGACAAGCCCCTGTTGGAAGTGAACATGCAGCAATGGGATAATTGGAGAAGATCATTGACGGAGCTAGAACAGCTCAATATCCCACGTATGTGTATACCAGTCTTAACGCCACCTGGGAGACAAGAAATTTATGTTTTCTCTGATGCATCAGAGAAAGCAATATCTTCTGTTGCCTACTTAAGAGATGAGAACGCCAAAGGTGTGGTTCAAGTCGGTTTCGTTTTGGGTAAATGTAAGGTTGCTCCACAGTCCGGACATACTATACCTAGGCTTGAGCTTTGTGCTGCCGTGATGGCTGTGGAAATAGCTGAGACAGTATCCGAGCAGATTGGCGTTGTCATAGAGAAGATGAAGTTTTACACAGATAGTCGTGTTGTACTTGGTTATCTTAACAACAAGGTAAGACGGTTCTACATATACGTGCAGAATCGCATTTCCCGAATACTCAAGTCAACAGCTCGAGAACAATGGCACTATGTTTCCACGGATGACAATCCAGCCGATCAAGGAACACGACCTATTCCGACTGATCAGCTACAGCACAGCAAGTGGATACATGGCCCAGAATTTCTAAAAAGTTCAGAGCTACAGATCAACACAGATACATATGAGCTACAAGCTGAAGAAGAAGACCGAGAAATTAGACCACTAGTGCAGTGCATGAAGACAGAAACAAGCACAATTCAGAGTCTTGGCCTAAACCGATTTGAAGGCGTCAAGAGCTGGGAACTCATGATCAAAGTGATCGCTTTACTCAAAGGCAAGGCACGCTGTCGAAAGAACGAGTCGGACATTAGTCGAGCTGATTTACTCTTGGAATCGGAAAGGATAATTCTCAGAGAAGTACAGAGGGAAGCGTTTTTCCCCGAGCTGGAGTGCATAGCTTCAAGTCAGAAGCTACCCAGAATCAGTGCTATACAGAAGCTCAATCCCTTCATAGATAAACATGGTTTATTAAGAGTTGGTGGTAGACTGCAACATGCCAGTGAGCTTAGTACAAGTGAGAAGCATCCAGTTATTCTGCCAAAAGGACATTTTGTGAGCAGACTGGTCGCCTTGAACTACCATGGAAAGGTTCTACACCAAGGATGCAACTTCACCGAAGGTGCTATCAGATCTGGAGGCTTCTGGGTAATCGGTGTAAAGCGGCTAGTGCGTAGTATCATTGCTGAGTGTTTTAAGTGCAAGAAACTTCGCGGCAAAGCAGAGTCTCAGATCATGTCAGATTTACCAGTGGATAGACTATCTCCAGGTGCACCTTTCTCATCCGTAGGAGTTGACGTGTTCGGGCCATGGAACGTCATTGCGCGACGTTCTCGTGGTGGAATGGCTCATAACAAACGATGGGCCTTACTGTACACTTGTTTGACTACACGAGCAATACATATAGAGGTGATAGAAGAGCTCAGCACTTCATCGTTTATAAACGCGACGCGTCGGTTCATCGCGCTTAGGGGACCAGTGCGCTTATTCCGCTCTGACAGAGGAACAAACTTTGTCGGGGCAACTGACTGTATGAAAATTGACGCGATCAATGTGGAGGATGCAACCGCTAAGAAGTTTATGGATTCTAACCGAACTGTGTGGCTGTTCAACTCGCCACACTCATCTCACATGGGTGGGGTGTGGGAAAGACTTATTGGAGTTGTACGTCGAATCCTAGAGTCCATGTTTGCAGATATTCGCGGCGATATTACTCATGAAGTGCTGACAACATTTATGGCCGAAGTCTCTTCCATTGTTAATTCGCGTCCGCTAGTCGCAGTGTCCGCTGATCCAGAATGTCCAACAGTGTTAAGTCCAGCAATGCTTCTTACACAGAAGCCCGCAGAAGAAGGACAAAATCTTAGTGAAATCAGTGTGAAAGACATGTATAAAGCACAATGGCGTCGAGTTCAGTGTTTGTCTGATATGTTTTGGAAACGTTGGAGAACTGAGTTTCTCCAGACACTTCAACAGCGTAAAAGGTGGCCTACGAAACAGAGAGATCTACGCGTTggtgatgttgttttaatgattgAAGATGACTCTCAGCgaaataactggccaatgggTGTTATCACAGAACTATTTCCGAGCCAAGACGGACACATTAGAAAAGTGATGGTCAAAGTCAGTCGCCCTGGCGACTCAGAACTTAGATCCTTTGTGAGGCCTGTGAATAAACTTGTGACACTCATCGAGTGTGAAGACCAGTGCTAA